The DNA window GCGCTGAGCGCCGCCGGCGGCTGGAATCGCTGCCGGGATGGTCCTGGAATCTCGCCGACGCCCGATGGGAAGAGAACTACGCCGCCCTGGCGGCCTTCGCTGCCGACCACGGCACCTGCGATCCCCCGCCGGGCTACGTGTCATCGAGCGGCGCCAGCGTCGCCGACTGGCTACGGGGGGTGCGCCGCGCCGCGCGATCCGGGGACCTCTCTGCTGACCGCCTTCAACGGCTGCAAGTGCTGCCCGGTTGGTCGGCGCAACCTCGGCGCAGCGACGCCGCCTGGGACGAGAACTACGGCCAGCTCGTCGCCTACGCCGATGAGCATGGCCACGCCGCCCCGTCCCAGCACTACCGCACCCGGGCGGGGATGGCGCTGGGTCATTGGGTTTCCAACCAGCGGGCGGCGTTCCGGACTGGGAGGATGGCCCGCGATTTCCCCGACCGTATCGACCGCCTGGAAAGCCTGCCCGGGTGGGCGTGGAACACCTTTGATGCGCAGTGGGACACCGGGTTTCGCGAACTGCAGGCGTACTGCGCCGAACACGGAGCGGCCACCCCGGGAACCAAATTGGTGACCGCCTCGGGCCACGGTCTCGGTCAGTGGGTCAGCGACCAACGCAAAAAGCACCGCGGCGGTCAGCTCAGCGAGGATCGGTGCCGCCGACTGGAATCGCTGCCGGGCTGGAGTTGGTAACCGCGTCGCCTCACTCGGTGGCGTCGGGTAGAAAGTAGCGGGGCGAGACGCCAAACACCTTTGCCACGCAATACATTTCGTCGACACGCGGCGCCCGCTCGCCGTGGTCCTAGCGGTACCACTGGGTGGTGGAGGTCTTGAACTCCGGGCCCCGGATCAGCTTGTAGACCGTGAGCGGTTTCGTCGTGCGGGTGCGGCCGGTATTGAGCATCTGGACCCGATGGTTGTCCTTGATGAGCGCGGCCTACTGCTGGGCGAAGTAGGTCGCCGCCGCATGGCGCTCCGCACCGCCGAGCACGGGTGAGTCTTACTCATGGCGTCGTCGTCGTCGGAGCCGCGGTGGTCTCGCCGGTGTTCAACGAGGAGGCCAGCGCTCGGCGCATGTCGTCGGTGTTGACCACCAGCACTGAGGGGTCCGCGGCGGCCAGGGCGGCCAGCTCCTCGGGGGTGTTGCTGCTGAGTCGCCGGGCGCGCTCACGCTTGCAGGCAATGACCACCTTGCGGGCGTAGCGACCGTTTCCGGCGATATCGAGTGCCGTGCCGGCGTCGGTCGGTGTGGCGCGCAACCGGGTGGCCTCGGCGTGCAGCATGGGCCAGGCGTCCTCGGCGATCGCGATCTTTTCTTTGCCCGCGATGTGGCGGCCGATGGCCACGATTTCGTCGGAGGTGTAGCTGGTGAAGGTCAGGGTGAAGTTGAAGCGGCTTGCCAGGCCGGGGTTGGCGGCCAGGAAGCGTCGCATCTCTTTGGGATAGCCGGCGACGATGACGACCAGCCGGTCGCGGAAGTCTTCCATGTACTTCAGCAGCGTGTTGATGGCGTCTTTGCCGAAGCTGTGGCCCTCGGTCTCGGGGACCAGCCGGTAGGCCTCGTCGATGAACAGCACCCCGCCCAACGCCTCTTCGCAGACCTCTTTCATGCGCTGCGAGGTCTGGGAGACGTAGCCGACGACGAGGTCCTCCTCGGTAACCTCCATGACCTCGGGGCGCTGAATCTTGCCCAACCCGAACAGGATCTCGGCGACGATGCGGGCGAACGTGGTTTTCGCCGTCCCGGGCGGACCTTCCAGGACCATGTGGTTTTCGCTGGTCGAGGAGGTCTCCTGGTTCTGGGCCGCCATCAGCTGATCGATCTGAATTTCGGTGCGCCACACCGCGATCTGCTCTTTGGGGCCCTCCAGTCCGATCAATTCGTCGAGGCGGCGCTTAGCGTGGGCCAGGACGTCCTTCTGTTCGTCGGCCAACGCAGCCGCGTCGCGCTGCGCGCGGCTGGTTTCGGTGGCCGGATCCCACTTGTCGGTGCGGGTGGCGATCGTTTCGGGATCGGTGACCACGAGGCGGTAGCTGGGGTCATCGATGGCTTGTTGGGCTGCGGGTAGCAGCTGCCCGTCGACGGCGGCGGCGCGAAACGCCGCCACCGCGGCGTCGGGGTCGCCGAGCTCGCGCAAGCACCAGCCGCGGGTCAGCGCCACATCGGCGTTGACGTAGGGGTTATCGGTGTTGATCTTGTCGGCGGTTTTCAATGCGGCTTGGAACTGTCCCAAGCTGGCCGCGGCCGCCGCGGACAGCGCCGCGACCGCCTCGGTGACGGGATCAAGGACATAGGTCGATTCCGGCGGCGGGGACACCGCCGTCGCGGCCAGCAGATCTGGCCAGCGTCGGGTGCGGTAATACAGTGTGGCGGTGATGAATTGGCGCCACTGGGCAGCCTGGGTGTCCTCGGTGATGGCCGGGTCGTCGAGCAGTGACGCGGCCTGGGCGTACTGCTCAGCGCGGATGAGCGCCGAGGCGTAGGCCAAAGCGAGGGTGGCGCGCGACCATACCGGCAGCGTCACGTACAGCGGTGCCAGGATCACCGCGTGCAGCTCGCCGGCCTTGAGTCCGATGCGACGGGTTTCGCGGTAGAGCGCCCGGGAGTTCTGATGGGCGCCGGCCAGGGTGGTCAGGTCCTGGTCGCCGCACGCCAGGCGGCCCAGCCAGGCGTCGGACATTCCGGGGTTGTCCGCGGTGATGCGGGTGAAGATGCTCAGTGCGGCGGCGCGGTCCCCGGAACGGTAGCTGTCCATCGCGGCGTCGAACGCGCGGCGCTGTTCGGTCGGCGAGGTCATGGCTGGCACTTCTCCCCTGCTTGGCTACGTGTTGGTGATGGGATTGACGGTAGTCGGTGCACCGCCGAGAGGTCCTGGGTCGTTGTCCGGCGGCGGCGGAAACTCCTCGTCGGGCGGCTCCGGTGGTGGGGGCACCTCGTCGCGATACCGGGCATCGGGCAGATCAGCCATCGGCGGCAGCGACGTCGCAGGTCCGTCGAACCCGCCGAAGCTGTCCCCGGGGAACTCGAAGCCCGATGGTTGAGCACTGGTGGCCGCGGGTGCGGAGCCCCGGGGGGCGGGCGCGGCCGCGCGAGCGCTGTCGAAGCCGCTGAGCATGCCCTGGATACCGCCGCCGGCGGGCTGCGGCGCTGACAGTGCGGGCTCGCCACCACCGCTGGGGGCGGGGTGTGCTGCGCCGCCGGGGTCGATGCCGCCGGAGGAGGCGTGCTGCGCGGCGGACCCACCCTCACCCGGGGTCGATGCACCCGCCCCCGGGCGGTCGGAGGGAACCGGCTCAAATCCTGGCTGCGGCCCGCCGTGAACTTGGCGGGCATCGGCGGACTGGGCGTCGAGCTGCTCCCAGGGCGTGGTGCCCCCGCCGCGGCCCAAGCGCGACCCCAGCCCCTTCGCCCCGGCGACGGCGGCGCCACCGGCCCCGCCGATCGCGGCGTGCATGCCCATACCGACGGCCACACTGCTGGCCTGGCGGAACAGGCCGGGCCCGGGCCGTTCGGCCGACAGGTCGGCGCGGATGTAGCGCAGCAGCATCATTGCCGCCACCGACACCGCGCCCATCATCAGCACATGCGCGAACGGGTT is part of the Mycolicibacterium tusciae JS617 genome and encodes:
- the eccA gene encoding type VII secretion AAA-ATPase EccA; this translates as MTSPTEQRRAFDAAMDSYRSGDRAAALSIFTRITADNPGMSDAWLGRLACGDQDLTTLAGAHQNSRALYRETRRIGLKAGELHAVILAPLYVTLPVWSRATLALAYASALIRAEQYAQAASLLDDPAITEDTQAAQWRQFITATLYYRTRRWPDLLAATAVSPPPESTYVLDPVTEAVAALSAAAAASLGQFQAALKTADKINTDNPYVNADVALTRGWCLRELGDPDAAVAAFRAAAVDGQLLPAAQQAIDDPSYRLVVTDPETIATRTDKWDPATETSRAQRDAAALADEQKDVLAHAKRRLDELIGLEGPKEQIAVWRTEIQIDQLMAAQNQETSSTSENHMVLEGPPGTAKTTFARIVAEILFGLGKIQRPEVMEVTEEDLVVGYVSQTSQRMKEVCEEALGGVLFIDEAYRLVPETEGHSFGKDAINTLLKYMEDFRDRLVVIVAGYPKEMRRFLAANPGLASRFNFTLTFTSYTSDEIVAIGRHIAGKEKIAIAEDAWPMLHAEATRLRATPTDAGTALDIAGNGRYARKVVIACKRERARRLSSNTPEELAALAAADPSVLVVNTDDMRRALASSLNTGETTAAPTTTTP